GTCGGATCCGGTCCCGGCCGAGGGTGGAGAAGGGGTCTGCCCATTCGTGCACGTCGGGCGTGCCGTCGGCGATGTCGGGTCCCTCGGGGGAGACGAGCTTGTCATCGGTGTCATCGTCGACGCCGAGCGCCGACGTCGCCAGCAGCAACGTCGTCGTGGCCATCGAGATGACGACCGCGGTGAGGACGAAAGCCTGCGGCAGCGGGTCGCCGGCGACGGCCAGGTCGCGGGTGCCGAAGAAGGTTTCGCCACGCCACGCGCCCACGCCGGTGGCCAGCAGCATCAGGTTCGACGCGTGCCCCAACAGGGACATAGCGAAGATGATCCGCACCAGGCCCCGCTGGAACATGAGATACACCGCGCCCGCGGCGAGCACGGAGATTGTCAGTGCCATAACCATCTACTTCTCCTCCTTCGCGGCGAACATGAGCTTCGGGCTATCCGCCGGGTTGATGGGGCGCGGGAAGTCCTCGTCGGTGTCCTCCGGGAAGTCCTGGCCCATGCCGAGGGTGGAGTCCGGGTCGGGGTGTTCGGCGAGGTAGTTCAGCTCGTGTGCTTCGCCGACGCCCGCGCGCAGGTAGCCGCCCAGGGCGTTGATGGCCATGGTGAGCATGCCCAGCACGCAGAGGTAGATGCCGCCGTCGAAGATGAGCGAGGTGGTCAGGTGTTGCCCCAGCACGTGACCGTGGATGGCGTAGAGGAAACCGCCCTCCAGCAGGCCGAGGAAGCCGGCGCTGATGGCCACCGCGATGCCCACGCCGGTGAGGTAAATCGGGGTGCGCCGGGAGACGACCTTGCCGTCGGAGCCCTGGGACATGTAGGACATGCCGAAGGCCGTCGCCATGACCAGCGCCGCGACGAAGCCGCCGCCCGGGGCGGTGTGCCCGCGGAAGAAGATGAGCACGCTGAGTACGGCGAGCACCGGGGTGGCCAGCTTCAGCGCCTTCTTCAGGGGAAGAGAGTTGAGCTGGGACTGGCCGAAGGGGTTCGGGTGCGTGCCGCGCAGGAAGGGGTAGCGCGGCATGGTGGAGACGAACGCGGCCAGGACCACGGCGGCCATGCCGAGCACGGAGAGCTCGCCCAAGGTGTCGAAGCCACGGAACTCGACGATGATGACTGCGACGATGTTGTTGCCGCCGGCGATGTCGTAGGCGTTGTCGATGTACCACATCGCCAGCTCGGAGCGGTCATGCCGGCCCAGCAGGCCGTATACCGCGGCGAAGACGACGACGCCGGTGGCGACCGCCGCGACGGCGCCGATGATGCTGCGCCGGCGGGGTGCCTTGGGGAAGCTGCGCGGCTGGTGGCGCAGGGCCAGGAAGATGACGATGACGGTGAGCGATTCGACGAGGAACTGCGTCAACGCCACGTCGGGCGCACCCAGCAGCAGCATCTGCAGGCTGATGCCGACGCCCACGGTACCGACGAGCACCGCCGCCGTCAGCCGGGAGCGGGACACCACAAGTCCCGCCACGGAGGCAACGACGACGAGGAACGGCACCAGGTCGAGGTACCAGAAGGAATCCAAACCGTCGGCGCGCGGCGCCAGCGGGATGCCGTCGACGCCCTTCGTGCCGAACAGGGTGACGAACCCGAGCGCAAGGATGAGGCTGATGAGCATCGCCATGTGGCGGGTCGGGTTGAGCGAATCCGCCAGCGAGCCCAGCACCCGGCCTAGGGCGGTCAGCGCGCGCTGGAGGCCGGCGAGGACCCCGTTGCCGTCGAAGGGCAGGAAGGCGCGGCCCTCGAAGGCCGGCCAGTAACGCTTGCGCGCGATCGTCGCCACGACGCCGAGGATGAGCACAAGCACCGAGACGATGAGCGGGGCGGTGATCCCGTGCCACAGAGCGAGGTGGGAGTGGGAGCTGCCCGGGCCGGCCACACTGGCCACGGCGGCGTCGATCGGGGCGTTGAGGCGAGCCAGCAGCAGCGGCACGACCACGGACATCAGCCCCGGCAGGGCGGCGGGCAGCCACAGAGCGACGGGCGCCTCCTTGACGTCCGACATGTCACGCGGGCCGTCGACGAAGGCACCGAAGACGATCTTCGCGGAGTAGATGAAGGTCAGCAGAGCGGCGACACCGGCCGTGATCAGCAACGCCATGCCGGCCGCGCCCCCGAGCTCCTCGAAGGCGGTGAGCATCGACTCCTTGGAGACGAAGCCGAACAACGGCGGGACCGCAGCCATGGACGCGGCGGCGATGACCACCGAGCCGAAGGTGAACGGCATCTTGTCGTACAACTTGCCGAGGCGGCGGATGTCTCGCGAACCGGCCTGGTGATCGACCACGCCGATGAGCATGAACAACGAAGACTTAAACAGCGCGTGGGCGAGCGTGTGCACCAGAGCGGCAGCGATGGCGAAGGGTGTGCCGACGCCGATCGTCGCCACGATCCACCCCAGGTGAGACACCGTGGAATAGGCCGTGAGGTGCTTGAGGTCCGTCTTCTGCACGGCGAAGATCGCCGACATGATGGCCGTTGCCATGCCGACGCAGATGAGCGTCACCTGCCAGGCGGTCACGTCGCTAAACACCGTGGAGAAACGGATCAAGAGGTAGATGCCGGCCTTGACGACGGCCGCCGCATGGAGGAAGGCCGACACCGGGGTGGCGGCGGCCATGGCCTCAGGCAGCCAGAAGTGGAAGGGGAACTGCGCGGCCTTGGTGAAAGCACTCGTTGCTACCAGCAACGCGACCAGCGTGGTCAACCCCGGCCGCTGGCCCCACACGTCCGACGAGAGAATCTCCTGGATGTTGGTGGAGCCGACGCTCGTGGCGGCGATGGCCAACGCGGCCAGCAGCGTCAGGCCGCCGAAGAACGTCAGGATGAGGGTGCGCATCGAGCCTGCCTCGCCGCCGGATCCGGAACGGGCGATGAGCAGGAAGGACGCAATGGAGACGAGCTCCCAGGCGATGAAGAGCACCACCGCGTCATTGGCCAGGACCAGCAGGAGCACGGAGGCGGTAAACGCCGTCATGATCGTGTAGAAACTGGTGTTTCCTTCCTTCTTAGGAAGGTAAGCCGCCGAATAGATGAACACCACCGCGCCGATCACGAGCGCCAGCAGGGCGAAGAACACGCCCAGGCCATCGGCCCGCAAGCTGACCGTCACGTCCCCGCCGGCGCCGATGAGCCCGGAGACCCACACCGCGTCGTAGGTCAGGGGCGTTCCGGACACGATGCCCGGCAGCTCCCGGGCCAGCAGCCCGGCGGCGAGGAGAAGCAGGCCGGCAAGAGGCCAACCCGCAGTTCTGTCCATCATTCGGACGGCCACGGGTGCCAGCGCTACCGCTGCCACCGCGATGAGTACTACCACAAGTAGCGTCATCCGCACATCACATCCGAACTTCGTATTGAAAACGTACAAGATTTTGCAGTAGACCCAAGGTTACACGCCGTATCTCACCCGGAAGTTGGAGACTCACAACCGCCTTAGCGCCGCCTAAGTCAGTGGTGGGAAGGGCCTCGGCGCAACGTCGCTGGTTACTATCACTGCTATGACACGCCGTGCCTCGATCCTCGTCCTGCCGTTGCTGCTCCTCGTGCTGCTTCCAGCCCTCATCAGCGCCGCCGGCACGCACGGCGCCGCCCCGTCCGCTCAAGCCGCCGGCGTGACACCCGCGGCGTCGGCCTCGCTGGAGGAAGCCCGCCGGGCGGTTGGTGAAGCATCCTCGCAGGCCGGGTTCCTGCTCGATGGCACGCAGCAGCTCGTCGACGGCGTCGGCGCCGGCGACGGAAAGGACCTACTGGCCGGGGCCAAAGCGGCGGCGGACGGCTCCGCCGAACTCTCGGCCGGGCTCGTCGAGCTACAAGCAGCAACCGGGCAGCTAGGCTCCGGCGCCGCCGCTGTCGCCACCGGGGTGGAGCACGCCTCCGAGCCGCTCATCGCCATCGGCGTCGTCGTGGGCCAGGTCCGGGGCTCCGTCGACCGAGCCATCACCAACCTGGAAGGCAACCCGAACCCGGAGGCGGCCCGCGCCCGGGAGGAGCTCATCGCCGTGCGCAAACAGCTCGATAACGTGCCTGTGGACTCGGGCGCCGTCGCCGAGCTGGAGAAGCTGCGCACCGGTGCGCGCGACATCGCCAATCAACTCGGCACTCCCGGCTACGCTTATCACGACGGGGTCTACTCCGCCACCGCCGGAGCCCAGGAACTCGCCTCGGGGCTGGCGAAGATCAACGGCCAGCTCGGCGGATCCGAAGACGGGATCGGGGCGCTGTCCGACGGCGCCACGCGCCTGCATTCCCTCGCGCAGCAGACCGATTCCCGCATCGCCGCGGCCGACGAGCAGCTCACCGCCCTCGCCACCGGAGCCGGGGCGGACGCGCCGGCGTCGACGGGCGTAGCCGGCCTGGATACCCGCATCGCCATCCTCATCTCCGCGCTGGTGATGCTGGGTGGCTTCGCCACGGCGCTTACCTTGGTGTTCGGTACCCGCCTGCCGCGCCTGCTCGTGGCCGGCGGCGGGATCCTCGTCAGCGCCACGGCCGGCGAGGCGGCCCTGTTGACCATGGCGACCGGGATCGGTGGGGTGGCGGCCGTCGTCGCGTTCGCCCTCTTTGTGCTCACTGCCCTCGCTGCCGTCGGGCTGACCGGGGTGTTCCACAAGCTCTTCGGCGCGCTATGGGGAACGGCCGTCACCGGGGCGTTCGGCGTGGTGCAGCTCGCCGTCGTGGGCTGGGGGTGGGCCACCATGTCCGTGGGGTCCGGCGCCGCCCCGACGTGGGTGGCCGGGCTGCTCGGGGCGCTGCCGCTGCACTGGGCCACCAGCGCCCAGCTCCTGGCGGGGACGATGCTGGGCGACGGCGCTTTGGTCGCAGCACTGCCCGCCTTCGGTGCGGCGAGCGTCCAATTCGCGGTGGCTGTCGGGGTGCTCGCCACCTTGTCCATCTTCGGCGCGATCCTGGGGTGGCGGCGGGCGGGCCGGGCGCCGCGACCGGCCGCGGTCTAAGAGAATAGAAAAAAGACCCCCTGGCCGAAGCCAGGGGATCTCTCTCAGGGTGGTCGGGATAACAGGATTTGAACCTGCGACCTCCTCGTCCCGAACGAGGCGCGCTACCAAGCTGCGCCATATCCCGGCGACTGCAGCAACCGGCTAACCGGTTCCTTGCGGTACCCGCAATACTGTAGTCCACGCCCCGAGAAAAGGGCAAAACGCCAGCGTGGCGCGGCTAGGCTGCGGAAGAGCTGGCGCGTTCCGTGATGCGCAGCAACGTCGCCGACGGCCGGCAGAACAGGCGGAAGGGCACAAACTTCGACGTACCCAGGCCGTTCGATACGTGCATCCACATCGAGTCGAAGCGGTGTAACCCCTGCACCCGGGCGCGGTCGATGCCGCAGTTGGTCACGATCGCCCGGGAGCCGGGCAGGCAGAGCTGGCCGCCATGGGTATGCCCGGACAGGGACAGCTGGTAGCCGTCGCGCTCGAACAGCGTGAGCACCCGCGGTTCCGGGGAGTGGGTCAGGGCCAGCGACAGGTCGGCGGCGGCGTTGGGCGCGCCGGCGATCGTCGAGTAATCGTCGAGGTCGTGGTGCGGATCGTCGACCCCGGCGATGGCGAGGCGTAAGCCCCCGGCCTTGAACTCCACGCGCTGATGGGTGGCGTCGTGCCAGCCCCGCTCGACGAAGGCCGCCCGCATGTCCCGCCAGGGCAGGGGCTGCTTCGACGGCTTCCGCTTGCGGCCAAAAAGGTAAGGAATCGGGTTGGTCGGCCGCGGCGCCCAGTAGTCATTGGTGCCGAAGACGAAGGCGCCGGGGCGGCTCAGCAGCGGACCCAGCGCGGCGAGAACCGAGGGGACCGCACGGGCGTCGGAGAGATTATCGCCGGTGTTAATGACGAGGTCCGGCTCCAGCGCGTCGAGCGCCGACACCCACGCGATCTTGACGTCCTGGCCGGGGATCATATGCAGATCCGAGACGTGCAGCAGCCGAAACTCGCCGCCGCCGAGCACACCGGGTTCCAGGATGGGCAGCTCCACCTTCTTGAGCTCGAAGTGAGTGAGCTCTCGGTTGCCCCACCAGGCGGTTGCGGCGCCGGCGGCAATCCCGGCGGCGGTGGAGAACAGGGCGGCCCGCACGAGGGACCGGAGGAGACGAGGGGCGGCGAAAGAACTACTCACCCCGGCCAGCCTACCGGCTCGCCGTCGGCTAGCCTACGAGGTCGCCCAGGAGCCCGTTGACCTCGTCGGCGAAGTCCTGAAGCTGGCTCACCGTGTCATCCAGCGAGGCCCCCGGCTGGCCGTTCGGGGCGGTCGTCGGCGCCGTGGAGGTTCCCGAGGTCGGCGTCTCCTCGACGATGGGCGCGGCCGGCGAGCCGTCGGCCAGCTGCAGCTGGACCGCGCCGCCACCCAAGGCGATCGCGCTCACCACGACGCCGCGCGGCAGGCCGTTGCCGAACACGGTGGTGGTTTGGGTGACGGTCAGGCCGGCTTCCGCGAGGCGGGCTCGGGCGACGTCCTCGCTGAGGCCCGACACTCCCGCCAGGGCGGCATTGGTGGTGCCCATGAAGTAGGTGCTCGCGGCCTGCGGCATGTACCCCTGCATAGCCAGCGGGGACTGCATGTGCAGGGTGAAGTAGCTGCGGGCCGGCTCGTCGCCGCCGAACAGGGAGCCCCAGTCGCACTGGTAGACGGGGGAGGTGCACAGCGGGGTGGTGGTGGGGCCGTCGTTGAAGATGTACGGCGCGGCGGCAAAGGTGCTGTTGAAGCCGAGGAACGCCGCGGACATGTGAGACTCGGTGGTGCCGGTCTTGGCGGCGGCGCTGCCGGAGAAGCCCGTCATCTGGGCGGCCTCACGGGCGGTGCCTTGGGCGACGTCCAGCGTCATCGCCTGGCCGAGGGCGCGGGCGAGTTCGGCGTCGAGGACCTGCTCACAGTCGGGCCGTTCGAGCGCGAGTTCCTGGCCCTGGCGATTGGTCACCTTCCGGACCGGGTTGGGTTCGCACCAGCGGCCGTCAGCGCCGAGGGTGGCGCCGACGTTGGACAGCTCCAGCGGGTTGACCGCCGTCGGCCCGAGGGTGAAGGAGCCGAGGTTGTTGTCCTTGAAGTAGTCGGCAATGGACGTGTTTTCGTCGTAGGTCCCGGGCTCGGTGTAGGAGCGTAGGCCCAGCTTGACGGCCATGTCGACGATCGCCGGCACGCCCACCCGTTCCGTGAGGATGATGAAGGTGGTGTTGGGGGAGTGCGCCAACGCCTCGGTGAGGGTCATGCTGGGCTTGTAGACGCCGGCGTTTTCCACGCAGTACATCCCGGGCGGGCAGCCGGCCGCGCCACCGTTGCCGAGGCCCTGGGCGTTGTACCGCGCCGGCACCGGCAGGGTTTCGTTCAGCCCCATGCCGTCTTCTAGGGCGGCAGCGGCCGTAAACACCTTAAACACGGAACCGGCGCCGTTGCCGATGAGCGTGCTCGGTTGCGGCAGGTAGGTTTGCCCAGCCTCAACATCGAGGCCATAGTCCCGCGAGGACGTCATCGCGAGGATGCCCCGCTCATCCGTCGGTTCCACGACGTTGATGACCTCGGCCACCCCCGGCTGCGTCGACGCGACGTAGGTGGCGGCGGTGGAGTGGGCAGCGTCCTGCAGTGCCGGGTCGAGGGTCGTGGTGACGTCGAGGGCGTCGTCGTAGATCTGCTCCTCGGTGAGTCCCTTGGCCTCAAGGTAGTTAATGACATAGTCGCAGAAGAAGCCGCGATTGCCGGCAGTGATGCAGCCGTTGGGCAGCACCGGCGGGTCCTCGCGAACCCCCAGGGGTTCGGCGGCGAAGGCCGTGGCATCGGCCTGGGCCAGGACCCCGTTGTCGACCATGGACTGCAGCACCGTGTTGCGGCGCTCGATGACGGCCTCTTCGTTGGTATAGGGGTTGAGGTACTCCGACGACTGCACCATGCCGGCGAGCATGGCGGCCTGGGGGACGCTCAACTCGGCGGCGGGGATGTCGAAGTAGGTCTGCGCGGCCACCTCAATGCCGTAGGCGTGATTGCCGAAGGGCACCAGGTTGAGGTAGTTGGCGAGGATCTGATCCTTGCTCAGGCGCCGGTCCAGCTCTGAGGCCAAGCGCATCTCCCGCAGCTTGCGGGGAATGGACTGCTCCACGGCGGCCTGCTGCTCCTCTTCGGTGTCCGCGGCCACGTGCAAGAGGTAGTTCTTGACGTACTGCTGATTGAGTGTCGACGCGCCCTGGGAGACGCCGCCGGCGAGGACGTTGGTGACCAGCGCGCGGGCCGTGCCGCGCAGGTCCACGCCGGTGTGCTCGTAGAAGCGGTGGTCCTCAATGGCGACGATGGCGTCCTTCATGGCTTGGGAAATCTTGTCCGCCGGGACCACCTGCCGGTGCTGGCGGTAGAGGTAGACCATGGGCTCCCCGGTGGCGTCGCGAATGGTGGTGACGCCGGGTGCGCGGCCGGCGGTCATCCCCGCGAGCTCGTCCTCGATCGAGCGATTCGTCTGCTTGACCGCGGCGCCGGCGATCCCCGCGACGGGGGCCAGTAACAGGGCCAAGAGAATACCGGCGACGAGGGTGCCGATGAGCAGATGTGCCCAAGCCTTCGAAGAGTTCACCCTCGTTAGCATAGGTGCTCGGCCTGCTCAGTGGAACTAGGTTCTACCCCCTCAAAGTGTGACCTACTAGACACCGACTTGCGGACGTGAAACTATCTACGTAATTGCTTCGTAGGGCTACCGGCGACGGCCGCCCTTAGATGAGTCTGACGCTGCAGCTATGAGGAGTCATCAATGGTTGTTCGAACCCCAGCGCCGAGCAGGCCGGCAGCTTCCGTTCCCGAAGAATTCCGCCGAAACGCCTGGGTAACTCGCGCCAACTGCCGAGGGGGGGACCCGGATGTGCTCTTCGTTCGCGGAGCAGAGCAGCGTGGGGTGGCCGCAACGGTGTGCGCAAAATGCCCGGTCGCCCTTCAATGCCTCGCCGATGCCTTGGATAACCGTATCGAGTTCGGAGTGTGGGGAGGGCTCACTGAGCGCCAGCGACGGGCGTTGCTGCGCGCCAACCCCTCCATCGTTAGCTGGGCCACCTTCCTCGCGGAGGGCGGCCAACCCGTCGAACCGAAGCGGCGCAGCGCCGCCCGTCGTCCCGCAGTGAGCTAGCCGCGTTACTACCCCTGCTCATCCGCCCGTCGTTTAAGGTAGCGGCATGAAGAATTGGGAATACTCCACCGTACCGCTGCTCAGCCACGCCTCTACCCAGATCCTCAACTCCTGGGGTGAAGACGGCTGGGAGCTCGTCTCCGTCGTCCCGGGCCCGAACCCGGATAGCTCCATTGCCTTCCTCAAGCGGGAGTTGAGCTAAGCGATGGCAGCCACCGAAACCCTAGCCGAGCTGGGCATCAGCCTTCCCCCGGTGGCGGCGCCGGTCGCCGCCTACACCCCGGCGCTGCGCGTCGGCAACCAGGTGTGGACCTCCGGCCAGCTGCCCTTCGTTGATGGCCAGTTGCCCGCCACCGGCAAAGTGGGCGCGGATATCTCCGCGGCTAAGGCCGAGGAGTTCGCCCGCATCGCCGCGCTCAATGCCCTGGCAGCTATCGACGCCGTCGCCGGCCTGGACGCCGTGACCCGGGTCCTCAAGGTCGTCGTCTTCGTTGCCTCCGCCGAGGATTTCGTCGATCAACCGCTGGTCGCCAACGGGGCGTCGAACCTCATGACGGACGTCTTCGGCGAGGCCGGAACCCACGCCCGTTCCGCGGTGGGGGTGGCCGTGCTGCCGAAGGACTCCCCGGTGGAGGTGGAGGTCATCGTCGAAGTTGCCGGCGACGGCGCTACCGAGCCGGCGTCTGTGCGATAACCCCGGCTACCGGGGCGTACCAGGAACGATGCCGGTTACATAAAAGGAGGCTGGGCGGTAGGCTAGGGCGTATGCAGTTTCCTGCCTATGCCCAGCTGCGCCCGGTAACCGACTCCGCCAGCGTAGTTCTGTGTGACAACCCGAGCTACGGAGCGCTCGAAGGGACGAACTCCTGGATCATCCGCGCGCCGGAGGATGACGACGCCATCGTCGTCGATCCCGGCCCGGAGGACGAGGGCCACCTAAACGTCCTGTCCGCGCGCGGCCACCGCGTCGCCCTCATCCTGCTCACCCATCGCCATCACGATCACGCCGCGGGCGCGTTGCGCTTCCGGCAGCTCACCGGCGCCCCGGTGCGGGCGATCGACGAGCGTTATTGCATCGGCGGCGAGCCCCTCGTTGACGGCGAGATCATCTCGCTGGAGGACGTCACCCCGGAGCTGCGGGTGGCCCACACCCCGGGTCACACCCAGGATTCGGCGTGCTTCTTCGTCTACACGCGAGAGGCCGGTAACTCCCCGCTGGAGGGGATCATCACCGGTGACACCATCGCGGGGCGCCACACGACGATGATTTCCGAGACCGACGGCGACCTCGGTCGCTACCTGGACACCCTGAGCATGCTGGAGGCCGAGGGCCGCGACGTGCCGCTGCTGCCCGGGCACGGCGAGGAACTGCCGGACCTGTCCGTGATGGCGCGTAAGTACATCGACC
Above is a genomic segment from Corynebacterium uterequi containing:
- a CDS encoding cation:proton antiporter subunit C, whose amino-acid sequence is MVMALTISVLAAGAVYLMFQRGLVRIIFAMSLLGHASNLMLLATGVGAWRGETFFGTRDLAVAGDPLPQAFVLTAVVISMATTTLLLATSALGVDDDTDDKLVSPEGPDIADGTPDVHEWADPFSTLGRDRIRQEVLHDSLNS
- a CDS encoding DUF4040 family protein, translating into MTLLVVVLIAVAAVALAPVAVRMMDRTAGWPLAGLLLLAAGLLARELPGIVSGTPLTYDAVWVSGLIGAGGDVTVSLRADGLGVFFALLALVIGAVVFIYSAAYLPKKEGNTSFYTIMTAFTASVLLLVLANDAVVLFIAWELVSIASFLLIARSGSGGEAGSMRTLILTFFGGLTLLAALAIAATSVGSTNIQEILSSDVWGQRPGLTTLVALLVATSAFTKAAQFPFHFWLPEAMAAATPVSAFLHAAAVVKAGIYLLIRFSTVFSDVTAWQVTLICVGMATAIMSAIFAVQKTDLKHLTAYSTVSHLGWIVATIGVGTPFAIAAALVHTLAHALFKSSLFMLIGVVDHQAGSRDIRRLGKLYDKMPFTFGSVVIAAASMAAVPPLFGFVSKESMLTAFEELGGAAGMALLITAGVAALLTFIYSAKIVFGAFVDGPRDMSDVKEAPVALWLPAALPGLMSVVVPLLLARLNAPIDAAVASVAGPGSSHSHLALWHGITAPLIVSVLVLILGVVATIARKRYWPAFEGRAFLPFDGNGVLAGLQRALTALGRVLGSLADSLNPTRHMAMLISLILALGFVTLFGTKGVDGIPLAPRADGLDSFWYLDLVPFLVVVASVAGLVVSRSRLTAAVLVGTVGVGISLQMLLLGAPDVALTQFLVESLTVIVIFLALRHQPRSFPKAPRRRSIIGAVAAVATGVVVFAAVYGLLGRHDRSELAMWYIDNAYDIAGGNNIVAVIIVEFRGFDTLGELSVLGMAAVVLAAFVSTMPRYPFLRGTHPNPFGQSQLNSLPLKKALKLATPVLAVLSVLIFFRGHTAPGGGFVAALVMATAFGMSYMSQGSDGKVVSRRTPIYLTGVGIAVAISAGFLGLLEGGFLYAIHGHVLGQHLTTSLIFDGGIYLCVLGMLTMAINALGGYLRAGVGEAHELNYLAEHPDPDSTLGMGQDFPEDTDEDFPRPINPADSPKLMFAAKEEK
- a CDS encoding metallophosphoesterase, which produces MRAALFSTAAGIAAGAATAWWGNRELTHFELKKVELPILEPGVLGGGEFRLLHVSDLHMIPGQDVKIAWVSALDALEPDLVINTGDNLSDARAVPSVLAALGPLLSRPGAFVFGTNDYWAPRPTNPIPYLFGRKRKPSKQPLPWRDMRAAFVERGWHDATHQRVEFKAGGLRLAIAGVDDPHHDLDDYSTIAGAPNAAADLSLALTHSPEPRVLTLFERDGYQLSLSGHTHGGQLCLPGSRAIVTNCGIDRARVQGLHRFDSMWMHVSNGLGTSKFVPFRLFCRPSATLLRITERASSSAA
- a CDS encoding penicillin-binding protein, translating into MNSSKAWAHLLIGTLVAGILLALLLAPVAGIAGAAVKQTNRSIEDELAGMTAGRAPGVTTIRDATGEPMVYLYRQHRQVVPADKISQAMKDAIVAIEDHRFYEHTGVDLRGTARALVTNVLAGGVSQGASTLNQQYVKNYLLHVAADTEEEQQAAVEQSIPRKLREMRLASELDRRLSKDQILANYLNLVPFGNHAYGIEVAAQTYFDIPAAELSVPQAAMLAGMVQSSEYLNPYTNEEAVIERRNTVLQSMVDNGVLAQADATAFAAEPLGVREDPPVLPNGCITAGNRGFFCDYVINYLEAKGLTEEQIYDDALDVTTTLDPALQDAAHSTAATYVASTQPGVAEVINVVEPTDERGILAMTSSRDYGLDVEAGQTYLPQPSTLIGNGAGSVFKVFTAAAALEDGMGLNETLPVPARYNAQGLGNGGAAGCPPGMYCVENAGVYKPSMTLTEALAHSPNTTFIILTERVGVPAIVDMAVKLGLRSYTEPGTYDENTSIADYFKDNNLGSFTLGPTAVNPLELSNVGATLGADGRWCEPNPVRKVTNRQGQELALERPDCEQVLDAELARALGQAMTLDVAQGTAREAAQMTGFSGSAAAKTGTTESHMSAAFLGFNSTFAAAPYIFNDGPTTTPLCTSPVYQCDWGSLFGGDEPARSYFTLHMQSPLAMQGYMPQAASTYFMGTTNAALAGVSGLSEDVARARLAEAGLTVTQTTTVFGNGLPRGVVVSAIALGGGAVQLQLADGSPAAPIVEETPTSGTSTAPTTAPNGQPGASLDDTVSQLQDFADEVNGLLGDLVG
- a CDS encoding WhiB family transcriptional regulator is translated as MVVRTPAPSRPAASVPEEFRRNAWVTRANCRGGDPDVLFVRGAEQRGVAATVCAKCPVALQCLADALDNRIEFGVWGGLTERQRRALLRANPSIVSWATFLAEGGQPVEPKRRSAARRPAVS
- a CDS encoding DUF4177 domain-containing protein; protein product: MKNWEYSTVPLLSHASTQILNSWGEDGWELVSVVPGPNPDSSIAFLKRELS
- a CDS encoding RidA family protein, which encodes MAATETLAELGISLPPVAAPVAAYTPALRVGNQVWTSGQLPFVDGQLPATGKVGADISAAKAEEFARIAALNALAAIDAVAGLDAVTRVLKVVVFVASAEDFVDQPLVANGASNLMTDVFGEAGTHARSAVGVAVLPKDSPVEVEVIVEVAGDGATEPASVR
- a CDS encoding MBL fold metallo-hydrolase, coding for MQFPAYAQLRPVTDSASVVLCDNPSYGALEGTNSWIIRAPEDDDAIVVDPGPEDEGHLNVLSARGHRVALILLTHRHHDHAAGALRFRQLTGAPVRAIDERYCIGGEPLVDGEIISLEDVTPELRVAHTPGHTQDSACFFVYTREAGNSPLEGIITGDTIAGRHTTMISETDGDLGRYLDTLSMLEAEGRDVPLLPGHGEELPDLSVMARKYIDRRHYRLQQIQEQWEKHGRDISVDRLVDEMYQDVDPVLRDAALQSTRVALRYLATQG